From one Aeropyrum camini SY1 = JCM 12091 genomic stretch:
- a CDS encoding adenosylcobalamin-dependent ribonucleoside-diphosphate reductase: MSDEIELKLIQESVYDPSKELEARRSLLKRIYSQVVDARRGRERALNNGLLTPTPSCVGEGGLCSDDLGFTYNAIRVLMARYMVKDELGRFLETPSMVMRRVALGFRERVDPERLYRLLVERRFMFNSPTLFNMFVDGARGTLSACYVTPVYDDMESIMDAATVQAKTFKWGGGQGFSFSELRPRWDVVRGTSGYSSGPMSFMRLYDTVTELVKQGGKRRGANMGIMHVWHPDIYTPGFDPAVALRNSLPPQVQELIDAFSRVIKELGDEGYEVPSELVELVEGLSRHGWWTIEDAGFIQAKKPPLQDANLTNFNISVGANDAFMQAVIEGGDWWMVNPRYTASDKTGIYRIHYSVSRATGLGRLGNLIEKHPWLLDNPYLNLYEDVVREALPRALEMLEEQARKSGMPADPRQKNVHAWVVPAREIWKEIVEAAWGGGDPGLVYFDNHNKWSPTPWLGAVNATNPCSEQTLYPFEPCNLGSISVDKYVAEGRFDLERFAGDVEFLTEAMDAVIDLNRHPDERQDRANKFTRKIGLGIMGLADALAGLGYPYDSEEAVAFTTILMAGLEVFSWKRSWEMGARLGHAPAFECSVFDWRSLECREKGSPEVLADLHTPALVKAGMVARFEGEWFKVRYHSLDLTRPSAEVLERVFGARFERDGSVRLVTREALESVARKVFGISEAMAVEAVEMGIEAVGSPRHLLALAVYKPLEAWRLLREYGRRLGAKAPRNTVTTTIAPTGTISILAGTSSGIEPYFALVYKRQVAVGTFLEVVSRFREDLLKAAERYGVGRDALELVYEEVRRHKGSLRWALNVVAEKLEGKVSEGFLEELARLARKYATSMDFPLWYHLAHQIAAQLYVDQAISKTVNLPKTATPEDVEASYLAAWLGGLKGFTVYRDESKGRQVIVFGAQEGGLKGRILRRVRKARMALPRRRLNPREAERDPRLAQVFEVKTVEGDEGVTVELTENSTCKTCHL; this comes from the coding sequence ATGAGCGACGAGATAGAGCTTAAGCTTATTCAAGAGTCTGTTTACGACCCCTCCAAAGAGCTTGAAGCCCGCAGGAGCCTCTTGAAGAGGATTTACAGTCAGGTCGTCGATGCACGGCGTGGCAGGGAGAGGGCTCTCAACAACGGCCTCCTCACTCCCACACCCAGCTGTGTTGGAGAGGGGGGCTTGTGCAGCGACGACTTAGGCTTCACCTATAACGCCATAAGGGTTCTTATGGCCAGGTACATGGTTAAGGATGAGCTGGGCAGGTTTCTCGAGACGCCTAGCATGGTCATGAGGAGGGTGGCGCTGGGCTTTAGGGAGAGGGTGGACCCAGAGAGGCTGTATAGGCTTCTGGTTGAGAGGAGGTTCATGTTCAACTCGCCCACGCTATTTAACATGTTTGTAGATGGTGCAAGAGGCACCCTCTCAGCATGCTACGTCACTCCCGTCTACGACGACATGGAGTCTATTATGGATGCAGCCACCGTCCAGGCCAAGACATTCAAATGGGGCGGTGGCCAGGGCTTCAGCTTCTCCGAGTTGAGGCCTAGGTGGGATGTGGTTAGGGGCACCAGCGGCTACAGCAGCGGTCCAATGAGCTTCATGAGACTCTATGACACAGTGACGGAGCTTGTTAAACAGGGTGGCAAGCGTAGAGGTGCCAACATGGGTATAATGCATGTGTGGCATCCCGACATTTACACACCTGGCTTCGACCCTGCGGTAGCCCTGAGGAACAGTCTTCCACCGCAGGTGCAGGAGCTGATTGACGCTTTCTCCAGGGTTATCAAGGAGCTGGGCGATGAGGGCTATGAAGTTCCCAGCGAGCTTGTGGAGCTTGTGGAGGGCCTGTCCCGGCATGGATGGTGGACTATAGAGGATGCAGGGTTCATACAAGCCAAGAAGCCTCCGCTTCAGGATGCAAACTTAACCAACTTCAACATAAGCGTTGGGGCTAACGATGCATTCATGCAGGCGGTTATCGAGGGCGGAGACTGGTGGATGGTCAACCCTAGGTACACCGCTAGCGATAAGACAGGTATCTATAGGATACATTACAGCGTATCAAGGGCCACAGGCCTTGGAAGACTCGGCAACCTAATAGAGAAGCACCCGTGGCTGCTGGACAACCCCTATCTTAACCTGTATGAAGACGTTGTTAGGGAAGCCCTCCCCCGAGCCCTGGAGATGCTTGAGGAGCAGGCTAGGAAGTCTGGAATGCCCGCTGACCCGAGGCAGAAGAACGTGCACGCTTGGGTGGTGCCTGCAAGAGAGATATGGAAGGAGATAGTGGAAGCCGCCTGGGGCGGTGGAGACCCGGGTCTAGTGTATTTTGACAACCACAACAAGTGGAGCCCTACACCGTGGCTGGGCGCTGTGAACGCTACAAACCCCTGCTCAGAGCAGACTCTATACCCCTTCGAACCTTGCAACCTGGGCAGCATATCGGTTGACAAGTACGTAGCCGAGGGTAGGTTCGACCTAGAGAGGTTCGCCGGCGACGTCGAATTCCTGACGGAGGCTATGGACGCCGTCATAGATTTGAACAGGCATCCGGACGAGAGGCAGGACAGGGCTAACAAGTTCACACGCAAGATAGGCCTCGGCATAATGGGCCTGGCTGACGCTCTGGCGGGCCTCGGCTACCCTTACGATTCTGAGGAGGCAGTCGCGTTCACAACAATACTGATGGCTGGTCTGGAGGTTTTCAGCTGGAAGCGAAGCTGGGAGATGGGTGCAAGGCTAGGCCATGCACCGGCCTTCGAGTGCAGTGTATTCGACTGGAGGAGCCTGGAGTGTAGAGAGAAGGGTAGCCCAGAGGTGCTTGCAGATCTCCACACCCCAGCACTGGTTAAAGCTGGTATGGTTGCTAGGTTTGAGGGGGAGTGGTTTAAGGTTAGGTATCATAGCCTTGACCTGACCAGGCCCTCCGCAGAGGTGCTGGAGAGGGTTTTCGGGGCTAGGTTCGAGAGAGACGGTAGTGTAAGGCTTGTCACCAGGGAGGCTCTCGAGAGTGTTGCAAGAAAGGTCTTCGGCATCTCTGAGGCTATGGCGGTAGAAGCGGTTGAGATGGGTATCGAGGCTGTGGGAAGCCCGAGGCACCTGCTGGCTCTAGCAGTCTATAAGCCCCTGGAGGCGTGGAGGCTGCTTAGGGAGTACGGTAGAAGGCTCGGGGCTAAGGCCCCGAGGAATACTGTGACTACAACAATAGCTCCAACCGGCACCATAAGTATATTGGCGGGCACTAGCAGCGGGATAGAACCCTACTTCGCCCTGGTCTACAAGAGGCAGGTGGCTGTGGGGACCTTCCTAGAGGTTGTATCGCGGTTTAGGGAGGACCTGCTGAAGGCGGCGGAGAGGTATGGCGTGGGCAGGGATGCGCTGGAGCTTGTTTACGAGGAGGTTAGAAGGCATAAAGGTAGCCTGAGGTGGGCTCTAAACGTTGTGGCGGAGAAGCTCGAGGGGAAGGTGAGCGAGGGCTTCCTCGAGGAGCTGGCCAGGCTAGCTAGAAAATACGCGACCAGCATGGACTTCCCCCTATGGTACCACCTGGCACACCAGATAGCCGCCCAGCTCTACGTAGACCAGGCTATAAGCAAGACTGTCAACCTACCGAAGACCGCCACGCCGGAAGATGTGGAGGCCTCATACCTGGCGGCATGGCTAGGCGGTCTGAAAGGCTTCACCGTCTACAGGGACGAGAGCAAGGGCAGACAGGTCATAGTATTCGGAGCCCAGGAAGGCGGTCTGAAGGGCAGGATACTGAGGAGGGTGCGCAAGGCGAGGATGGCACTTCCGAGGAGGAGGCTCAACCCTAGAGAGGCTGAGCGCGACCCTAGGCTGGCTCAGGTGTTTGAGGTGAAGACTGTG